From Vigna unguiculata cultivar IT97K-499-35 chromosome 5, ASM411807v1, whole genome shotgun sequence, the proteins below share one genomic window:
- the LOC114183267 gene encoding WRKY transcription factor 22, translating into MAEDWDLHAVVRGCSTVTSSAVSSSSSSSSGFASCYFHPEGVSSSSSSSTFSIFRGEQGSQVLSLSAYPFEARSPIEELHELCRPFFCKSQPLSLQASSPLSSLSSYSSAPPKTVSSQEKQHQQRNKQPLSVTTPRSKRRKNQLKKVCQVPFENLSSDIWAWRKYGQKPIKGSPYPRGYYRCSSSKGCLARKQVERNRSDPTMFIVTYTAEHNHPAPTHRNSLAGSTRQKPLVPQTVTTEQDSEKSKSLTKPSSPATSGAEEETPAQVEKSESREEKEDVMDDEEEDEFVLSDMVLTDDFFESLDELSQLTAPSVVTGDCFSDPFSATAIPSWVASAGGCI; encoded by the exons ATGGCCGAAGATTGGGATCTACATGCGGTGGTCAGAGGTTGCTCCACCGTCACATCATCCGCCGTGTcgtcttcttcctcctcctcctctggTTTTGCCTCTTGTTACTTCCACCCCGAAGGTgtttcctcctcctcttcttcttctacctttTCTATCTTCAGAGGCGAACAAGGAAGCCAGGTTCTGTCGCTTTCTGCGTACCCCTTTGAGGCAAGGAGCCCCATTGAGGAGCTGCATGAGCTTTGCAGGCCTTTCTTCTGCAAATCTCAGCCTCTCTCGTTGCAAGCCTCTTCTCCCTTGTCCTCGCTCTCTTCCTATTCTTCTGCGCCTCCCAAAACGGTTTCATCTCAAGAGAAACAACACCAACAGCGAAACAAGCAGCCGCTCTCTGTCACCACCCCACGATCTAAAAGAAG GAAGAACCAGCTTAAGAAAGTGTGTCAAGTGCCTTTTGAAAATCTCTCCTCGGACATATGGGCATGGAGGAAATATGGCCAGAAACCCATAAAGGGGTCTCCTTATCCaag GGGTTACTACAGATGTAGCAGCTCAAAGGGGTGTTTGGCAAGGAAACAGGTTGAGAGGAACAGATCAGACCCAACAATGTTCATAGTGACATACACTGCTGAGCACAACCACCCTGCTCCTACACACAGAAACTCTCTTGCTGGTTCCACACGCCAGAAGCCATTGGTACCTCAAACTGTCACAACCGAACAAGACTCTGAGAAGAGCAAGAGCCTCACAAAACCCTCTTCCCCTGCAACCTCAGGGGCAGAGGAAGAAACTCCAGCACAAGTGGAAAAGTCTGAGAGcagagaagagaaagaggacGTGATGGATGATGAGGAAGAAGATGAGTTTGTTTTGTCTGACATGGTGCTGACAGATGATTTCTTTGAGAGCTTGGATGAGCTGAGTCAACTCACTGCCCCTTCTGTTGTCACAGGAGACTGCTTCAGTGACCCCTTTTCTGCTACTGCAATCCCTTCTTGGGTGGCCAGTGCTGGTGGATGCATATGA